In the genome of Hymenobacter cellulosivorans, one region contains:
- a CDS encoding cellulase family glycosylhydrolase, with protein sequence MKKLLLGISLLLACSSTYAQNSKTRGNGSVGSAAQTAGQRWTTERAQAWYKAHPWISGANFTPSTAINQLEMWQADTFDPATIDRELGFAEGIGFNTMRVFLHSLAWKQDPKGFKERINAYLALADKHHIQTMFVFFDDCWNKQANVGAQPVPKPGIHNSGWLQDPGDPASRDSATFIALKPYVQDVLNSFKHDKRILLWDLYNEPGNSGKLTSSLPLLRNVFAWARAVNPDQPLSVGLWAWDFQALNTYQAQHSDIITYHSYDDVPVHQRLIELLETHGRPLICTEYMARPRNSRFTTIMPMLKTQNVGAINWGLVDGKTNTKYQWETPIPDGSEPAEWFHEVFRRDGTPYRKEETELIRKLNGK encoded by the coding sequence ATGAAGAAGCTTCTACTAGGTATCTCCTTACTGCTGGCCTGTAGCAGTACGTACGCTCAAAACTCTAAAACCAGAGGCAATGGCTCTGTCGGTAGCGCCGCCCAGACTGCTGGCCAGCGTTGGACGACAGAAAGGGCGCAGGCTTGGTATAAGGCTCACCCCTGGATCAGCGGAGCCAACTTTACGCCCAGCACGGCTATCAACCAACTGGAAATGTGGCAGGCCGATACCTTCGACCCAGCTACCATTGATCGGGAACTGGGCTTTGCCGAAGGCATCGGTTTTAACACGATGCGGGTTTTTCTGCACAGCCTGGCCTGGAAGCAGGACCCGAAAGGCTTCAAGGAGCGGATCAATGCTTATCTGGCCTTGGCCGATAAGCACCACATCCAGACGATGTTCGTCTTTTTCGACGACTGCTGGAACAAGCAGGCTAACGTGGGGGCTCAGCCCGTACCGAAACCGGGAATTCATAACTCTGGCTGGCTTCAGGACCCCGGCGACCCTGCCTCCCGGGACTCGGCCACTTTTATAGCCCTAAAGCCCTACGTGCAAGACGTGCTGAACAGCTTTAAACACGACAAGCGAATCTTGCTCTGGGACTTGTATAATGAGCCGGGCAACTCCGGCAAGCTTACTTCTTCCCTACCCCTGCTGCGTAATGTTTTTGCCTGGGCCCGGGCCGTAAACCCGGATCAGCCCCTGAGTGTGGGCCTGTGGGCCTGGGATTTTCAGGCGCTGAATACGTATCAGGCGCAGCACTCCGACATCATTACGTACCATAGTTACGATGATGTCCCGGTGCACCAGCGCCTGATCGAACTACTGGAAACGCATGGCCGCCCCCTGATTTGCACCGAATACATGGCCCGCCCCCGTAACTCGCGCTTTACGACCATCATGCCCATGCTCAAGACCCAGAATGTAGGGGCCATCAATTGGGGGCTCGTTGATGGTAAAACCAACACTAAGTATCAGTGGGAAACCCCGATTCCGGATGGCAGTGAGCCTGCCGAGTGGTTTCACGAAGTATTTCGGCGTGATGGCACTCCGTATCGCAAAGAGGAAACTGAGCTGATTCGTAAGCTAAACGGGAAGTAG
- a CDS encoding SusC/RagA family TonB-linked outer membrane protein has translation MLLLPTVYAQATALRLPAAPSAVYFAPVAAPVSGRVLDEKGQPMPGVTVLEKGTTNGVTTDADGRYTLTVGDNATLTFSFVGYLSQDVPVSGRSEVNVAMGVDAKMLTDVVVVGYLTQNRQDVTGSVASVSAQEVRRAPVASVGEAIQGRMPGVQVTNSGQPGQAPSINIRGLGTIASGSGPLYVIDGLWVQGQGGQRDFNPADVESVQVLKDAAALAPYGASGANGVIIITTKKGKAGTTAVNFSANGGVQNLVRRLDLMNAAQWAAVNNQAYDNAGLPRQPFAANIPAGVDTDWQEEFFKQGSVQDYNLGFSGGGPNSNFNVSGGYFKQTGTVQGPEFERYSFRVNTGFNRGRFRFGENAMLSRTNQTRLNVIPFYGSPFYNVVQMLPVNSVYDPTTPGGYGIGNANASTFGLNPIASQDLLNDTGTSNRLQGNVYGEVSIFDFLRYRLNLATEFHAFHDQQKRQYGNWRQNDITQLSNFGENQGNELFGMAENTLTFDRSFGNHNLTVVGGYSQQRFRQEFTRGVNFGYGTGPVYYWALDAGSQTPQAIGSSYEWAKQSFFGQVTYDYDQRYLLTAAFRRDGSSRFDPNNRWGNFGAASVGWRVSKEAFFAGITAVSDLKLRASYGRLGNDLLNGAYGGSYLSQGFINTNVNYALNGSVQNGNGAIQTAYASTGIRWEDRRTTNVGFDAGFVDNRLTLSADYYVSQTNDALINPNLPLTFGNAGPNPFRNLGKLENKGFEVVLGYNDNRNTFRYGATANLTTLKNTVLDLGRAGGEGSGAANFFSGGPRDITRTEVGYEVGSFYLYQFDGIYQTGDANIPTGLAPGDVRYKDIDNNGVINDKDRSHVGRVFPKLQYGLNLNLGYGGFDLTGFLQGVQGNDVMNLSKFLTDNTADNSNYRADFSPWTPTNPSNTTPRAIKSGGPQNGDAAGNNARFNTTRWLEDGSYLRLKNLQLGYTVPKATLEKTKYVASLRVFATAQNLFTVTDYTGYDPETVGSGAFNTLGNNLARGVDEGSYPNLRSFTLGIQAGF, from the coding sequence TTGCTCCTGCTCCCAACGGTATACGCCCAGGCAACTGCCCTGCGGTTGCCGGCGGCTCCGTCCGCGGTGTACTTCGCGCCCGTGGCGGCTCCCGTCAGCGGGCGGGTGCTCGACGAAAAAGGCCAGCCTATGCCGGGCGTAACCGTACTCGAAAAAGGCACTACCAACGGGGTGACGACCGATGCCGATGGGCGGTACACGCTCACGGTGGGCGATAATGCCACCCTGACTTTTTCCTTCGTGGGCTACCTGAGCCAGGATGTACCCGTCAGCGGGCGCAGTGAGGTGAACGTGGCTATGGGAGTAGATGCCAAGATGCTTACCGACGTGGTGGTAGTAGGGTATCTGACCCAAAACCGTCAGGATGTGACCGGCTCGGTGGCCAGCGTAAGCGCGCAGGAAGTGCGCCGGGCACCGGTAGCCTCTGTCGGAGAAGCCATTCAGGGCCGGATGCCGGGCGTGCAAGTGACCAACTCAGGGCAGCCGGGGCAGGCTCCCAGCATTAACATCCGCGGTCTGGGTACCATTGCCAGCGGCAGCGGTCCGCTTTATGTTATCGACGGGCTATGGGTGCAGGGTCAAGGAGGACAGCGCGACTTTAACCCTGCGGATGTGGAGTCGGTGCAGGTACTCAAAGACGCCGCCGCGTTAGCTCCGTATGGAGCCTCGGGCGCAAACGGCGTAATTATCATTACCACCAAAAAAGGCAAAGCCGGCACCACGGCTGTCAACTTCAGCGCAAACGGTGGGGTGCAAAACCTGGTGCGGCGCCTGGATCTGATGAACGCAGCACAATGGGCCGCTGTCAACAACCAGGCCTACGACAATGCCGGGCTACCGCGCCAGCCATTTGCCGCCAACATTCCGGCCGGCGTGGACACCGACTGGCAGGAGGAGTTCTTTAAGCAGGGCTCTGTTCAGGACTACAACCTGGGCTTTTCGGGGGGCGGCCCCAACTCTAATTTCAACGTATCGGGAGGCTATTTCAAGCAGACTGGCACGGTGCAGGGGCCGGAGTTTGAGCGTTACAGCTTCCGTGTTAACACGGGCTTCAACCGCGGACGGTTCCGGTTTGGGGAAAATGCCATGCTTTCGCGCACCAACCAGACCCGCCTTAACGTCATTCCTTTCTATGGCTCACCGTTTTACAACGTGGTGCAGATGCTACCCGTCAACTCGGTGTATGACCCCACCACGCCCGGCGGCTACGGCATCGGCAACGCCAATGCCAGTACGTTTGGCCTGAACCCGATTGCCTCCCAGGATCTGCTCAACGACACTGGCACCTCTAACCGCTTGCAGGGCAACGTGTATGGTGAGGTATCCATTTTCGACTTCCTGCGCTACCGCCTCAATCTCGCCACCGAGTTCCACGCCTTCCACGACCAGCAGAAGCGCCAATACGGCAACTGGCGGCAAAACGACATCACTCAGCTGTCTAACTTCGGCGAAAACCAAGGCAACGAGTTGTTCGGCATGGCCGAAAATACCCTCACCTTCGACCGCAGCTTTGGCAACCACAATCTGACCGTGGTGGGTGGCTACAGCCAGCAGCGCTTCCGCCAAGAGTTTACGCGCGGCGTGAACTTTGGCTACGGTACCGGTCCCGTCTACTATTGGGCGCTGGATGCCGGCAGCCAGACGCCGCAGGCCATCGGCTCGTCGTATGAATGGGCAAAGCAGTCGTTTTTTGGACAGGTCACCTACGACTACGACCAGCGTTACCTACTCACTGCTGCTTTCCGCCGCGACGGCTCGTCGCGCTTTGATCCGAACAACCGCTGGGGCAACTTCGGCGCCGCGTCAGTGGGCTGGCGCGTGTCGAAAGAGGCCTTCTTTGCGGGCATTACCGCCGTTTCTGACCTCAAGCTCCGGGCTTCGTACGGCCGCCTGGGCAACGATTTGCTGAATGGGGCTTACGGTGGCTCTTATTTGTCGCAAGGCTTCATTAATACCAATGTCAACTACGCATTAAATGGCAGCGTTCAAAATGGCAACGGTGCCATTCAGACGGCGTATGCCAGCACGGGCATTCGGTGGGAAGACCGGCGCACGACCAACGTAGGCTTCGATGCGGGCTTCGTCGACAACCGCCTGACGCTGTCGGCCGACTACTACGTATCGCAGACCAACGACGCGCTGATCAACCCCAACTTGCCCCTGACTTTCGGCAACGCTGGTCCGAACCCGTTCCGCAACCTGGGCAAGCTGGAGAACAAAGGCTTTGAGGTAGTTCTGGGGTACAACGATAACCGGAACACTTTCCGCTACGGTGCTACAGCCAACCTGACCACGCTCAAAAACACGGTGTTGGACCTGGGCAGAGCTGGCGGTGAAGGCAGCGGCGCGGCCAACTTCTTCAGCGGTGGCCCCCGCGACATTACCCGCACGGAAGTGGGCTACGAGGTAGGCTCGTTCTACCTCTATCAGTTCGACGGCATTTACCAAACCGGTGACGCCAACATCCCAACCGGCCTAGCTCCTGGGGATGTGCGCTATAAGGATATCGACAACAACGGCGTCATCAATGACAAGGACCGCTCCCACGTGGGCCGGGTGTTCCCGAAGCTGCAGTATGGTCTGAACCTGAATCTGGGCTACGGTGGCTTCGACCTGACGGGGTTCCTACAGGGCGTGCAGGGCAACGACGTGATGAACTTGAGCAAGTTTCTGACCGACAACACGGCCGACAACAGCAACTACCGCGCAGATTTCAGCCCCTGGACGCCGACCAACCCATCTAACACGACGCCCCGCGCCATCAAATCGGGTGGACCCCAGAACGGTGACGCCGCCGGCAACAATGCCCGGTTTAACACGACGCGCTGGCTGGAAGATGGCTCTTACCTGCGCCTGAAGAACCTGCAACTGGGCTATACCGTGCCCAAAGCCACGCTTGAAAAAACCAAGTATGTGGCCTCCCTGCGCGTATTTGCTACGGCTCAGAACCTGTTTACGGTAACCGACTACACCGGCTACGACCCCGAAACCGTGGGTAGCGGAGCCTTCAATACCCTGGGCAACAACCTGGCCCGCGGCGTCGACGAAGGCTCCTACCCCAACCTGCGTTCCTTCACGCTGGGCATTCAGGCTGGCTTCTAG
- a CDS encoding RagB/SusD family nutrient uptake outer membrane protein — protein sequence MKASFLTRLGLASVLLLSATACEKDILNQVNPNLPTSEGSFKTSDDAVRAANACYAGLQGLGMYRRWLNFAFDLRDDTGFSQSPWGELADFTHFIQTNYDFEVSNNIWRDHYRTIYRCNQVLGKVPSIQGMDATLQKRVLAEARFLRALCYFNLVSLYGNVPLVLATATDLNTVPPQGNEAQVWSQVISDLQAAQADLPVSYTGNDIGRATKGAATTLLGKAYMQNKRWADAQAQFAQVISSGRYQLAANYTDNFRHTTENNSESIFEVQFTDEKKGGNDAGNGPDATSSQGGQRSQFWGVPGYGFNDGEVRPWVVREFLQEPTATGQRDPRLAATVFYNRKDQTQFPTALASDADTLVYGVGFLTRYGNEARNRSRVYWRKYQTDYYRTFEDFDSPINHRVMRYADVLLLQAEAMNEQNNPAMAIPLVNQVRQRAGLAPLPGTLSREALRTQLMHERVTELTGEGVRWFDLQRWDLLTDAAKVNELKARDPDFNNFIVGKSRLLPLLQTEVDLNRLQQNSQW from the coding sequence ATGAAAGCTTCTTTTTTGACTCGGTTGGGCCTGGCCAGTGTATTACTACTGAGCGCCACGGCCTGCGAGAAGGATATTCTCAACCAGGTGAATCCCAACTTGCCGACCTCGGAAGGTTCTTTTAAGACTAGCGACGACGCGGTGAGGGCAGCCAACGCCTGCTACGCCGGCCTGCAAGGGCTGGGCATGTACCGACGCTGGCTCAACTTTGCCTTCGACCTGCGCGATGATACTGGCTTTAGTCAAAGCCCCTGGGGCGAGTTGGCCGACTTCACGCACTTCATCCAGACGAACTACGACTTTGAGGTGTCGAACAACATCTGGCGCGACCATTACCGCACTATTTACCGCTGCAACCAAGTCCTGGGCAAAGTGCCCAGCATTCAGGGCATGGACGCGACCCTGCAAAAGCGGGTACTGGCCGAAGCCCGTTTTTTGCGCGCCTTGTGCTACTTCAACCTCGTCTCGCTCTACGGCAATGTGCCGCTAGTACTGGCCACCGCTACCGACCTGAACACTGTGCCTCCCCAAGGCAACGAAGCCCAGGTGTGGTCTCAGGTTATCAGCGACTTGCAAGCCGCGCAAGCCGATCTGCCGGTATCCTACACCGGCAACGATATAGGCCGGGCCACCAAGGGTGCGGCCACGACGCTGCTGGGCAAAGCTTACATGCAGAACAAGCGCTGGGCCGATGCGCAGGCGCAATTTGCGCAGGTTATCAGTTCGGGCAGATACCAATTGGCGGCTAATTACACCGATAATTTCCGCCACACCACCGAAAACAACTCGGAATCTATTTTCGAGGTACAGTTCACCGACGAAAAGAAAGGTGGCAATGATGCCGGTAACGGCCCCGATGCTACTTCCTCGCAGGGCGGGCAGCGCTCCCAGTTCTGGGGCGTGCCCGGCTATGGCTTCAACGACGGGGAGGTGCGGCCCTGGGTGGTGCGCGAGTTTTTGCAGGAGCCCACGGCTACCGGGCAGCGCGACCCGCGCCTGGCCGCTACCGTGTTCTACAACCGTAAAGATCAGACGCAGTTTCCCACGGCCCTGGCCTCCGATGCCGATACGCTGGTATACGGCGTAGGATTTCTGACGCGCTATGGCAACGAGGCCCGCAACCGCTCCCGCGTGTACTGGCGCAAGTACCAGACCGACTACTACCGCACGTTCGAGGATTTTGACTCGCCCATTAACCATCGGGTGATGCGCTACGCCGATGTGCTCCTGCTGCAGGCGGAGGCGATGAATGAGCAGAATAATCCTGCCATGGCCATTCCGCTGGTAAACCAGGTCCGCCAGCGGGCCGGCCTGGCGCCGCTGCCTGGCACTCTATCCCGAGAGGCCCTGCGCACCCAGCTGATGCACGAGCGGGTGACGGAACTCACGGGCGAGGGTGTCCGCTGGTTTGATCTGCAGCGCTGGGATCTGCTGACCGATGCGGCCAAGGTAAACGAGCTCAAGGCCCGCGACCCTGACTTCAATAATTTCATTGTTGGCAAGTCGCGCCTGCTGCCGTTGCTGCAAACGGAAGTCGACCTGAACCGCCTGCAACAAAACTCGCAGTGGTAG
- a CDS encoding glycoside hydrolase family 43 protein has protein sequence MFALSRLLPLSLLALTLACQKSAPAQPTVAPPTNTTFTNPLLPAGPDPWVIRRGDTYYYMHTTGNNLVIRKTAKMSELGSAVSTVVWTPQQASVTQRDIWAPELHFLDGKWYIYYSADPLCCDGHRINVLENANADPTTGAWVDKGRIAVPGNDLWAIDGTVLEQNGKRYLLWSGHEVANSQVQRLYIAEMSNPWTLIGPRVELSSPQYSWERNGSPAVNEGPEVLKHGDKTFIVYSASHCSTDDYALGLLTASATADPLKLTSWTKSATPVFVKNPAGQAYGPGHNAFFQSKDGTEDWIIYHANPQTGQGCGDNRSPRMQKFTWNADGTPNFGSPVAVGTALPKPAGE, from the coding sequence ATGTTCGCCCTTTCCCGCCTGCTCCCGCTAAGCCTGCTGGCCCTGACCCTAGCCTGTCAGAAGTCTGCTCCGGCCCAGCCCACCGTGGCCCCGCCCACGAACACCACCTTTACCAATCCGCTGCTCCCGGCCGGCCCCGACCCCTGGGTCATCCGCCGCGGCGACACGTATTACTACATGCATACCACCGGCAACAACCTGGTGATTCGCAAAACGGCGAAAATGTCGGAGCTGGGCTCGGCCGTGAGTACCGTGGTCTGGACGCCCCAGCAGGCCAGCGTCACTCAGCGCGACATCTGGGCTCCGGAGCTGCATTTCCTGGATGGCAAGTGGTATATCTACTATTCTGCCGACCCGCTTTGCTGCGACGGACACCGGATCAACGTACTAGAAAATGCCAACGCGGACCCCACCACCGGTGCCTGGGTCGACAAGGGTCGGATTGCCGTGCCGGGCAACGACCTTTGGGCCATCGACGGGACGGTACTGGAGCAGAACGGTAAACGTTACCTGCTCTGGTCGGGTCATGAGGTGGCCAACAGCCAGGTGCAGCGCCTCTACATTGCCGAAATGAGCAACCCCTGGACGCTCATTGGCCCTCGGGTCGAGCTTTCCAGCCCGCAATACAGCTGGGAACGAAACGGCAGCCCGGCCGTCAACGAAGGGCCTGAAGTGCTGAAGCACGGCGACAAAACCTTCATCGTTTACTCGGCCAGCCACTGCAGCACCGATGACTACGCCCTGGGCCTGCTCACGGCCTCCGCCACCGCCGACCCCCTGAAGCTTACGTCCTGGACCAAGTCGGCCACGCCGGTGTTTGTTAAGAACCCAGCCGGCCAAGCCTACGGTCCTGGGCACAACGCCTTTTTTCAAAGCAAGGACGGCACCGAGGACTGGATAATCTACCACGCCAACCCGCAAACCGGCCAGGGTTGCGGCGACAACCGGAGCCCGCGGATGCAGAAGTTCACCTGGAATGCCGACGGCACGCCTAATTTCGGCTCCCCGGTAGCCGTCGGCACCGCTTTGCCCAAGCCGGCCGGCGAATAA